The Neodiprion lecontei isolate iyNeoLeco1 chromosome 2, iyNeoLeco1.1, whole genome shotgun sequence genome segment gttcttttttcaatttctcaagGACACTTCGCAGTTCCACTAACTGCTGTTCCTGTGTTTCAATGACTGCATTCAAATTGTTCGATCCGATTGAAATGTCcttctacaaaattttttttataaacaatgaATTACGTGATGATGGTTTGAATATATATGGTAAAtcttttttctgaaattcttCAAACTACTCACGTTTCTTATAGTTTTCGATGCTAAAAGTGCCTCCAACTCAGCCACCCTAGCAGTCAAATcttttgaatcaattatatccaaatttctgtaaaatattGATAGAATTTGTGAGTTGTTTTTCTAAATTGGACACAATTCAAAACACTCAACGTTACTTACCCAGAACTTTGGACATCGGACTCAGAATGTTTCATCACTTCTAGCTCAGACGTAAGTTCGTCATTTTGATCTCGTAGTGCAGCGTTGTCAGACTGAAGCTTTTTTATGCGAACTAATAGGGAAACCAGAAcctcattttctttcacttcaaCATTTTCGACctagaaattgaatttttaggATAAAGGACCATGAATTACGACACAAGTGActgaaaacaaacaatttttacgTATATTTTGAATCATACCTCGTCGTGCTCAGCAACCAGTGTTTGTATCTGCATTTGCAGCTGATTATTTGACGATCTGAGCTTGGAAAGGTGCTccgataaattttgattttcagtcTCCAATGTGTGATTCTCAGACAAGACATTGGCTAGCTCAGTTCTGATACGTTGGTCTTCTTGTTGAAGCGTTTGCAGCCTCTGGTCCATTAATCTCAAGGTAGCAGCATTAGACTCGCGTTCGGAAGTAAGCTGATCTGTTAGGTCCTTGAGAATTTCCGCGTTCTTTAATTCCAGCTGCTTAATCTGGTTCTGACTCGACTTTTCCAAGCAGATATGATGTTCATCTACTTCTTGAGCCAGCAAAGTCGCTCTTTGGTTCGCTTCTGCTATATCCCCTCGTAACTTGTCTCTTTCCCCACTTAAATGTTCCACTAAAGTGCTGAAATTAGTTACTATAAATAAATCTCGGATGTAAACAGtagatgaaattaatttcatataTAATGCTGATTCATGACGACTGAACATTTGGAAAATTAGTAATTATAACATTCGACAAGATGAGCAGACTTACTTGAGACTTCTGACCTCTTCCTGATACAGTACAAGTGCTCCTTTCAACAAACTAATGTGAGTCCCCATCACTCTGTTATCGGACTCATCCCGGAGGCTTTTCAACTCTTCGCAGAGCACATTTGTCAGCTCCGTGAGGCTGATGTCTGGACTGGTGAACCCAAGTTCTGACAAAAATGTGGCTGCATCAGGAACGCCAGCAACTTCCCACATATCCACGACTGTGCTGCTTCGGGCATAGctaaatatttaattgaaatcattTACCAAACTTATTTCTTATGCAGGTTATTATTGTTTAGCGTATCTTATTATTAAACAATAAAACTAATATATACGTCTGTAATACATTgccaaaattttgtgaaacatttttctttatcaaaaAGATCTTAAGAATGTAACATATgacattttcaattaaatttcgattctCAGTTATCATCGACTGAAGGATTTCACCCAAATTAATTTAACTTGCTTTTCCAAAAACATTCCATATTGATTTCAACTGTTACCCGGTGTGATGAGGGCCGCGGATTTGGATACTTTCTTTCTCAGAGTCTTGTTTCATGATGTCATTTCGAAAGCCAGCATTCCACCCGGAGCTGAGTTGCTCGTGCAGCATTTTGGGGTTGCTGAATATCAACAAAAACTCTTCGAGAGTAATTTGTCCGTCGTGATCCATATcgagtttttcaaatatttgctccaatgtctgaaaaaaaaaatgccaaagGTGTTGTAGTTATTGTAGATGGTTGGACAAATATCAGtgctttttattcattttatcatGAGACCGTTGCGCATTGAGCATTTCGAAAATTACATATCCGTAAGCTATGAAGATTTGTTTAAGAatgcgaaaattgaaaatactagaattaaaaagaaaacctTGCAAATCGATGGTTGATtagaaattgtttcaaaatcaaaCATAGTTTACTAGATTGCATCAAGTTCACGCTATACAGACTCGGTTTATTTAGAATACtatattttacaaactcactaacactttttttttttcagtagtcTATTCAGTACTGCCATTTGTTGATTATGACTAATATCAGTGCAATGTTgtcaaattaaatatttaacaattccaatatgataaaaataagtctttaaatgataaattgtagaaaacagaatgaaatcgaacgattctattaaattttgtCCCATTTtgaagtaatttgaaattacgCATCAATGATCTAAGACCTTGTTAGCtaacgaatataataatttgataattacCAATATACAACTATCtcataataaaattaatacaaagTATCGATGTTCGGTGAAACAACCTACTGAAAACATGTTCATAAATTTAAATCATTCTCTTCGTCTTCATTCAGAATAATTTCAGTTATTATACCTGTTTAGGAAGTAAAGGAATGCCGATGTATTGCGATACGATGGGCATCTCTTGTCGATCCAAACCCAAGTTAATTTTTGCCCATATTTCTCTTAGCCTCTGTTCATCTATTTTAATATCCTGATTGAGAAGACCATCGACGCCTCTCCACATTTCATTCCTTGCGCCATCTGAACCAAAAGTTTTGTTTTCCACAATTGtacataaaattgaaattctttatCCCTACCTAAATGTTGGTGTTGAAAGTCCACAATATCTGCATTTTGATCTTTTGGTTTGGACTTCCGTCCGTATCTCTTATTGGCTAACTTGGTAGAGTTTAAACTCTGTAACGAGTCACCGTTGGAAAATTCACGGTCCGAATAACTGGAGATTCCATCTTGAGCGTTTCCTAATAAAGCAAGAAGGCCATCGCGGAATTCGTAAAAGGACACAGACTTATCAGTTTCGGTTTGCTCCAGGAGACATGATATCAGCTCTTTTCCCTGCTCCTCAAGTTGCAATTTCTCACACAATAATCGTAGCCCATTTTCATTGAGGCGTGTCTGTCCCTTTGTTTGACAACTCTCAAATACGGCTAAAAGTTGCTGTTCGTAAGGATCTGTACAATTTCCCTCCATCGCATCGTcctaagaaaattttctcaagcaCTTTCGAATATTGTTCACCGCAGATGAAGCAACTAATTATCACAGGCCTGAAAGTTTGaaacacaataaatatatatcatcaAAATATCTGTGGAATTCTTTTCTACAAATGGGAAAATTCAAAGTCTTTGTTTTTgaagatttctttttctcgagTTATCCAAGTATTCAAGTTAcacatcaatttattattataattataaatggaaaaaaattgtgtccATTATTATgataatgtaaatattttatttataaatagcATAGCGAGCACGGTGGCAATGTAAGTATTCCGTTTATAAATAGCACAGTGAGCTTCAATCTTATGATGATGATCGAGACCTCATTCAGAGTATGAAATCTAAATGTCTGGAGTATTGAGAAGAGAAATTAGAAAAGCTTATGAGTGACGAGCTGTGATAAACTGTGTAGATTGTGTCGGGTTGTGGTCAAGGAAGTAGATTTATTACCAGTGGAAATGAATCCAAGGTCACACACATATAGATATGCATGTGCGTACCTATTTTAGTTGTGTCAATTCTATAATACGTGATCCTGTCAACACAAGAAGATACGCGAAGGttgagggggaaaaaatggTCGAATAATATTCGGTACTGAATTAAATGAGTTATTATATATGTTTTGGAAATATATCaccatttttaatattattagaGGAAAGCGGGAAAGCAAAATAACAGATACAACACGTAAACATCACAATGATCAATGTGCAACTTTGAACACTTATTAAATGGAACCTTAACTTCCTACACGCATACCTAATTATCACGAATGCGGTTAGACGGTAATTGGTCCGAATGAATGATTATCTTGTATCCACTTCAGGTTTGATAAGTGACAACTGAAGTGTGACTAAGTGTTGTATGTCTGTAAAGGATTGACGAAGTGACGACGAGTATCGTTATTCTTGCAAATCGTTACTCATAGCTTGTCAGCACCTCAGTCGTACTGGTGGCTGTCGTGCTTTACTTTAACTTTAGGTGGTAGTTCAAGAGCAATCAGCTGATTAGCGACCTGCTTTTCCTTAGACCATACAGAATTTCCATACTAGCAGGTTTTTGCCAATGATTATCGACAGTTACTTCAGTCAATTTATGCAAATGGTATGGCGGTCAACGACGTAGGTCCACATTTCAAGGTATCCTGTCCATCATCGTGAGATAATATGTGATTAAGAATTAGTTCAATTAACTGATCttcaaaaattaatgattATATGGTAATCAGTGTTgactgaaaaattataaagacCACGAACCCTTATTGGCCCAGTATGACGATTTGTTTGCGAAGTGGGGAATCGAGGGAGTCACAGTTATCTATATTACCAACTTGTCGGTAATATAGGGGCTTAAAGTTATCGTCAAAAACCACCAAACTTATCACACGAGTCACAAGGTCGGCAATCTCTATTGAGGATATAACTTTATGGACACGACTTGCAAGGGGCAGGGGGGGGTACAGGGATCACTGAAATAGAGATATACATTTTAAGTTAC includes the following:
- the LOC107221704 gene encoding blastoderm-specific protein 25D isoform X3, whose amino-acid sequence is MEGNCTDPYEQQLLAVFESCQTKGQTRLNENGLRLLCEKLQLEEQGKELISCLLEQTETDKSVSFYEFRDGLLALLGNAQDGISSYSDREFSNGDSLQSLNSTKLANKRYGRKSKPKDQNADIVDFQHQHLDGARNEMWRGVDGLLNQDIKIDEQRLREIWAKINLGLDRQEMPIVSQYIGIPLLPKQTLEQIFEKLDMDHDGQITLEEFLLIFSNPKMLHEQLSSGWNAGFRNDIMKQDSEKESIQIRGPHHTGTVVDMWEVAGVPDAATFLSELGFTSPDISLTELTNVLCEELKSLRDESDNRVMGTHISLLKGALVLYQEEVRSLNTLVEHLSGERDKLRGDIAEANQRATLLAQEVDEHHICLEKSSQNQIKQLELKNAEILKDLTDQLTSERESNAATLRLMDQRLQTLQQEDQRIRTELANVLSENHTLETENQNLSEHLSKLRSSNNQLQMQIQTLVAEHDEVENVEVKENEVLVSLLVRIKKLQSDNAALRDQNDELTSELEVMKHSESDVQSSGNLDIIDSKDLTARVAELEALLASKTIRNKDISIGSNNLNAVIETQEQQLVELRSVLEKLKKELVNVVTEKKNNCTLDNCLLKNRMLDVICRIDTNLSPHPQETDSIKSLANELEAESAQLTNECSRDFVTNRTDKGKVDRKALGNDDIVKNTDKNFNNLDMKTMSKNKMTGLRDYPPRRDENGSDQSKIDREKSNVFYNVRQSSEKAENSKDCTDFDKVTDILPEVEEKYVNEKKQLSERCTELERSLDLLRTEYEQCEDYWAGKLEEERQLFEQEQRISDEKFSELIAKMAEYEEQFGNSDKTHNDGRLSPIEERFNLEQQYTNLEEEFSEWKSEMQKELTKKDQEIHDLREKLQRGNRILTVETSVQCPEELASHSNSTTGMSEVVVHGKNLSSSKITSYDTDSHVLNDSLKLKRLTESESPYAEVCTSRPASILPCLHGCSCYQIQSYSVAEGMCRAHRDELRRLHQLKINLDTECSNLIKQKEVLMQEILKLQSLRAISCSCTKTITGEQACRIDLNVLQALNARLQSQEQKCHHLQVSLKQQQQYTDRILHQTWKQHRNEIADLQFLLCGTQEKLQQHLQAYKEQAENLARADMLAKDLYLENSYLMASVERLEQHCHVLTQYSTESTSV
- the LOC107221704 gene encoding blastoderm-specific protein 25D isoform X2, producing the protein MEGNCTDPYEQQLLAVFESCQTKGQTRLNENGLRLLCEKLQLEEQGKELISCLLEQTETDKSVSFYEFRDGLLALLGNAQDGISSYSDREFSNGDSLQSLNSTKLANKRYGRKSKPKDQNADIVDFQHQHLDGARNEMWRGVDGLLNQDIKIDEQRLREIWAKINLGLDRQEMPIVSQYIGIPLLPKQTLEQIFEKLDMDHDGQITLEEFLLIFSNPKMLHEQLSSGWNAGFRNDIMKQDSEKESIQIRGPHHTGYARSSTVVDMWEVAGVPDAATFLSELGFTSPDISLTELTNVLCEELKSLRDESDNRVMGTHISLLKGALVLYQEEVRSLNTLVEHLSGERDKLRGDIAEANQRATLLAQEVDEHHICLEKSSQNQIKQLELKNAEILKDLTDQLTSERESNAATLRLMDQRLQTLQQEDQRIRTELANVLSENHTLETENQNLSEHLSKLRSSNNQLQMQIQTLVAEHDEVENVEVKENEVLVSLLVRIKKLQSDNAALRDQNDELTSELEVMKHSESDVQSSGNLDIIDSKDLTARVAELEALLASKTIRNKDISIGSNNLNAVIETQEQQLVELRSVLEKLKKELVNVVTEKKNNCTLDNCLLKNRMLDVICRIDTNLSPHPQETDSIKSLANELEAESAQLTNECSRDFVTNRTDKGKVDRKALGNDDIVKNTDKNFNNLDMKTMSKNKMTGLRDYPPRRDENGSDQSKIDREKSNVFYNVRQSSEKAENSKDCTDFDKVTDILPEVEEKYVNEKKQLSERCTELERSLDLLRTEYEQCEDYWAGKLEEERQLFEQEQRISDEKFSELIAKMAEYEEQFGNSDKTHNDGRLSPIEERFNLEQQYTNLEEEFSEWKSEMQKELTKKDQEIHDLREKLQRGNRILTVETSVQCPEELASHSNSTTGMSEVVVHGKNLSSSKITSYDTDSHVLNDSLKLKRLTESESPYAEVCTSRPASILPCLHGCSCYQIQSYSVAEGMCRAHRDELRRLHQLKINLDTECSNLIKQKEVLMQEILKLQSLRAISCSCTKTITGEQACRIDLNVLQALNARLQSQEQKCHHLQVSLKQQQQYTDRILHQTWKQHRNEIADLQFLLCGTQEKLQQHLQAYKEQAENLARADMLAKDLYLENSYLMASVERLEQHCHVLTQYSTESTSV